In one Umezawaea sp. Da 62-37 genomic region, the following are encoded:
- a CDS encoding nuclear transport factor 2 family protein, with protein MAENEDKAAIIELLNLYGFALDAHAWDLFDLVFSDDVTAEFGPAGNAWVGLENFKRSFAEFHETLDSHQHTMMGQLVHLDGDKAYAFSYGNWLLIREAAEDGPTWTGTGWYDDELVRTDGGWRIQRRVCRLMSWTGNPFVPEPNAEHRPDMKLNVLREHADAGRIMFLNAIGKSR; from the coding sequence GTGGCGGAGAACGAGGACAAGGCAGCGATCATCGAGTTGCTCAACCTGTACGGGTTCGCGCTGGATGCCCACGCCTGGGATCTGTTCGACCTGGTTTTCTCCGACGACGTGACCGCGGAGTTCGGCCCGGCAGGCAACGCCTGGGTGGGGCTGGAGAACTTCAAGCGGTCCTTCGCGGAGTTCCACGAGACCCTCGACAGCCATCAGCACACGATGATGGGGCAACTGGTCCACCTCGACGGCGACAAGGCCTACGCGTTCAGCTACGGAAACTGGCTGCTGATCCGCGAAGCGGCCGAGGACGGTCCTACGTGGACGGGCACCGGCTGGTACGACGACGAACTCGTCCGGACCGATGGCGGGTGGCGCATCCAGCGACGTGTGTGCCGGCTGATGTCCTGGACCGGCAACCCCTTCGTGCCCGAGCCCAACGCCGAGCACCGCCCGGACATGAAGCTCAACGTCCTGCGTGAGCACGCGGACGCCGGACGGATCATGTTCCTCAACGCCATCGGGAAGTCGCGGTGA
- a CDS encoding GntR family transcriptional regulator produces MSEPSVSLNQAAYDRLRSDIIACRLAPGQRLTEKQLAAEFTISIAPLRDALIRLDQEGLIRTLPRKGYQVAPLTPKSIDDLFVVWQIVGPELIRLGISQASEDQIVAAREAFDELDRQVEQEGGARSAIRDIAVVNATFEVLAEATGNAYLISIFQRLMGDMSRIRALLLTSDRTITPSGAGEHWVRHILTERDPDKAATHARRYIQDVHQHVLQAIVRWPSVMSSEVSVIPSR; encoded by the coding sequence ATGTCTGAGCCAAGTGTCTCGCTTAACCAAGCCGCCTACGACCGGCTGCGGAGCGACATCATCGCGTGCAGATTGGCACCGGGTCAGCGACTCACGGAGAAGCAGCTGGCCGCCGAGTTCACGATCAGCATCGCGCCTTTGCGCGACGCTCTCATCCGACTCGACCAGGAAGGGCTGATCCGCACCCTCCCCCGCAAGGGCTATCAGGTGGCGCCCCTCACCCCGAAATCGATCGACGACCTCTTCGTCGTCTGGCAGATCGTGGGACCTGAGCTGATCCGGCTCGGCATCAGCCAGGCGAGCGAGGACCAGATCGTCGCGGCACGGGAAGCGTTCGACGAGCTCGACCGGCAGGTGGAGCAGGAAGGAGGCGCACGCTCGGCCATTCGGGACATCGCGGTGGTCAACGCGACGTTCGAGGTCTTGGCCGAGGCGACGGGTAACGCCTATCTGATCAGCATCTTCCAGCGGCTCATGGGGGACATGAGCCGCATTCGGGCGTTGCTGCTCACCTCGGATCGCACGATCACCCCGTCAGGCGCGGGTGAGCACTGGGTGCGCCACATCCTGACCGAGCGGGATCCTGACAAGGCCGCCACGCACGCGAGGCGCTACATCCAGGACGTCCACCAGCACGTGCTTCAGGCCATCGTCCGCTGGCCTTCGGTGATGAGCAGCGAGGTCAGCGTCATCCCGTCCCGGTAG
- a CDS encoding CocE/NonD family hydrolase: MSDDQKVFMPSRPLEPGSDRYGVLSGFEPGTRTLEAGFQIAPPFLPLPVDIMLEKDVRVTLRDGVTIHVDVLRPAGTEKVPVIVAWSPYGKGQGTSTSVMGVFGLVGLDNGIVSGLEKFEGPDPAYWCARGYAICNPDIRGVVDSEGDSVLWDRQEGRDCHDLIEWLAVQDWCTGKVAMSGTSYLAVSQWFTAAEQPPHLAAINPWEGVSDVYRDLVLRGGMPDHGFAQQLRDYSFWGKNQKEDIIAEADRYPLMNELWQNKIPEFDRITVPAYVVASYSNTLHTAGTFRAWRRIASRDKWLRIHNTQEWPDYYDEENREDLRRFFDHYLKGEDNGWEQTPRVRYSVLDLEGGDTVDIVADRFPPSDVTSTKYYLDGRTRTLDTTAPTTETSVGYEVGSNPDLVSFIARFDRETVLVGYPKAHLRVEAQGSDDMDLFVLVQKLDAYGTPLQQFTSPNQSAMAHDVTERGGSILRYKGSDGRLRVSLRGLDATLSTDDVPAHRFDRIEKLTPGEIVDIEIDLLPVGLVFYPGEQLRFVISGRHLLGGMMPRLRDYTPANSGRHVIHTGGQHASYLQLPVQAR, translated from the coding sequence ATGAGCGATGACCAGAAGGTGTTCATGCCGTCCCGACCGCTTGAGCCGGGTAGTGACAGGTATGGCGTGCTGTCCGGGTTCGAGCCCGGTACGCGCACGCTGGAGGCGGGCTTCCAGATCGCGCCGCCGTTCCTGCCACTGCCGGTCGACATCATGCTCGAGAAGGACGTCCGGGTCACGTTGAGGGACGGCGTCACGATTCACGTGGACGTGCTGCGCCCCGCGGGAACCGAGAAGGTACCGGTCATCGTGGCCTGGAGCCCGTACGGCAAGGGGCAGGGGACCTCGACCAGCGTGATGGGCGTGTTCGGCCTGGTCGGCTTGGACAACGGCATCGTCTCCGGGCTGGAGAAGTTCGAAGGACCCGACCCCGCCTACTGGTGCGCACGGGGCTACGCGATCTGCAATCCCGATATCCGCGGCGTGGTCGACTCCGAAGGCGACAGCGTCCTGTGGGACCGCCAGGAAGGCCGGGACTGCCACGACCTGATCGAGTGGCTGGCCGTCCAGGACTGGTGCACCGGCAAGGTCGCGATGAGCGGAACCTCCTACCTCGCGGTCTCACAGTGGTTCACCGCCGCCGAACAGCCTCCGCACCTGGCGGCGATCAACCCATGGGAAGGCGTCAGCGACGTCTACCGCGACTTGGTGCTGCGCGGGGGAATGCCGGACCACGGGTTCGCCCAGCAGTTGCGGGACTACAGCTTCTGGGGCAAGAACCAGAAGGAAGACATCATCGCCGAGGCCGACCGCTACCCGCTGATGAACGAACTGTGGCAGAACAAGATCCCCGAGTTCGACCGGATCACGGTGCCGGCCTACGTCGTGGCCAGCTACTCCAACACGCTGCACACCGCGGGAACGTTCCGGGCTTGGCGCCGGATCGCCTCCCGGGACAAGTGGTTGCGCATCCACAACACCCAGGAATGGCCCGACTACTACGACGAGGAGAACCGGGAAGACCTGCGCCGGTTCTTCGACCACTACCTCAAGGGCGAGGACAACGGGTGGGAGCAGACACCCCGCGTCCGATACTCGGTCCTCGATCTCGAAGGCGGCGACACGGTCGACATCGTCGCCGACCGGTTCCCGCCGTCGGACGTCACCTCGACGAAGTACTACCTCGACGGCCGCACACGGACCTTGGACACGACAGCGCCGACCACCGAAACGAGCGTCGGCTACGAGGTCGGGTCGAACCCGGATCTGGTGTCGTTCATCGCACGATTCGACCGGGAAACCGTTCTGGTCGGCTACCCCAAGGCACATCTTCGGGTCGAAGCACAGGGCTCCGACGACATGGACCTGTTCGTCCTGGTGCAAAAGCTCGACGCCTACGGCACTCCGCTGCAGCAGTTCACCTCACCCAACCAGAGCGCGATGGCGCACGATGTCACCGAACGCGGCGGCTCGATCCTGCGGTACAAGGGCTCCGACGGACGCCTGCGGGTATCCCTGCGAGGCCTTGACGCCACACTCTCCACCGACGACGTGCCCGCCCACCGATTCGACCGGATCGAGAAGCTCACCCCCGGTGAGATCGTCGACATCGAGATCGACCTGCTGCCTGTCGGGCTCGTGTTCTACCCCGGCGAGCAGCTCCGGTTCGTCATCAGCGGCCGACACCTCCTGGGCGGGATGATGCCCAGGCTGCGGGACTACACACCTGCCAACAGCGGCCGGCACGTCATCCACACCGGCGGCCAACACGCCTCCTATTTGCAACTACCGGTGCAAGCACGGTAG
- a CDS encoding TetR family transcriptional regulator has translation MLDAARARFASDGYTATTIRKIAADAGVDAALVMQYFTSKDELFATVLSVPAHALTRMTDAWRGPEAGIGERVARAFLDVWGNDPTASEPLLAMLRGAMATEQAAAQLRDFIEDRLLIGVVAHLRDDSDTRLRIGIASAMLVGIIVARSVVRVPTIANVSLESIVSATATALQPLLAPE, from the coding sequence ATTCTCGATGCGGCTCGCGCACGCTTCGCCTCGGACGGGTACACCGCCACGACGATCCGCAAGATCGCTGCTGATGCGGGCGTCGACGCGGCGCTGGTGATGCAGTACTTCACGTCGAAGGACGAGCTGTTCGCAACTGTGCTGTCCGTGCCGGCGCACGCGCTCACGCGGATGACGGACGCGTGGCGCGGCCCCGAGGCCGGCATCGGTGAACGTGTGGCACGCGCCTTCCTAGACGTGTGGGGGAACGACCCGACCGCGTCGGAGCCGTTGCTGGCGATGCTGCGCGGTGCGATGGCCACCGAGCAAGCGGCCGCGCAGCTACGTGACTTCATCGAGGACAGGCTCCTGATCGGGGTGGTCGCTCACCTGCGGGATGATTCCGACACCCGCCTGCGTATCGGGATCGCTTCGGCGATGCTGGTCGGCATCATCGTTGCCCGCAGCGTCGTTCGCGTGCCCACCATCGCGAACGTGAGCCTGGAATCGATCGTCAGCGCGACAGCCACGGCGCTGCAACCGTTGCTCGCGCCTGAGTGA
- a CDS encoding nuclear transport factor 2 family protein, translating to MTAQDQLEIVKHHYALQAAGDHDAAEQFLTDDFVIEIPSYMPFAGVYRGRGAFRELIPIVVASAGVKDLRCVATTVGDDYAVQIVEFVLDGHDGPPTQVVEVIRFRGGQICEIRPFYFVPTPFIDAAARRAHHEQG from the coding sequence ATGACGGCGCAAGACCAGCTCGAAATCGTCAAACATCACTACGCGCTTCAGGCTGCGGGCGATCACGACGCGGCCGAGCAGTTCCTGACCGACGACTTCGTCATCGAGATCCCGTCGTACATGCCGTTCGCAGGGGTGTACCGAGGCAGAGGTGCCTTCCGCGAACTCATTCCGATCGTCGTCGCCAGTGCCGGGGTGAAGGACCTGCGGTGCGTTGCGACCACCGTCGGAGATGACTACGCGGTCCAGATCGTAGAGTTCGTCCTTGACGGACACGACGGGCCGCCGACGCAGGTCGTTGAAGTGATCCGCTTCCGCGGTGGCCAGATCTGCGAGATCCGCCCCTTCTACTTCGTCCCCACCCCGTTCATCGACGCCGCCGCGCGCCGCGCCCACCACGAGCAAGGTTGA
- a CDS encoding nuclear transport factor 2 family protein — protein MKIEELIARAEIHDVLLRYCRGLDRVDMNLVRGAFHDDAWVQFPESLHTGSVDGFVEFLSAEMPRFERTMHFLGNSLIDFDGPDVAHVETYLHADHQASDKHHWKGDTVKLWARYLDRFEKRDGVWRIARRKLSVDWMYRYPTSGWFDDHPDASVRLRDGNDPSLRPVAGFNGTALTTEDWPA, from the coding sequence ATGAAGATCGAAGAGCTCATCGCCCGTGCGGAGATCCACGACGTCCTGCTGCGGTACTGCCGCGGGTTGGACCGCGTCGACATGAACCTCGTGCGCGGGGCCTTCCACGACGACGCGTGGGTGCAGTTCCCCGAGAGCCTGCACACCGGATCGGTCGACGGCTTCGTGGAGTTCCTGTCCGCGGAGATGCCGCGCTTCGAGCGCACCATGCACTTCCTCGGAAACAGCCTGATCGACTTCGACGGCCCCGACGTCGCTCACGTCGAAACCTATCTCCACGCCGATCACCAAGCGTCGGACAAGCACCACTGGAAGGGCGACACCGTCAAGCTGTGGGCGCGCTACCTCGACAGGTTCGAAAAACGCGACGGCGTCTGGCGGATCGCGCGCCGCAAGCTGTCCGTCGATTGGATGTACCGGTATCCGACCAGCGGCTGGTTCGACGACCACCCCGACGCCTCCGTCCGACTGCGGGACGGAAACGACCCGAGCCTGCGCCCGGTCGCCGGGTTCAACGGCACCGCGCTGACGACGGAGGACTGGCCCGCGTGA
- a CDS encoding fumarylacetoacetate hydrolase family protein: protein MHVAALAEDNATVTLIASLTDFWKDPTGHLLRPSAGPTLATAELRQVPPVLPDARVLCVGLNYHDHVAEGTYRNETLPAYPTLFARWTQSLTVDGAEVPVPANEQGLDWEGEVVAWVGAPLVDASPDEALAAVIGYSAFNDLTARNAQKRTSQWTLGKNADRSGPLGPMVPASEVGDLRDGLRLRTRVNGMTMQDASTDQMVYPIGETLSQISHTLSLRPGDLLATGTPAGVGYARNPPQFLRPGDTVEVEIERLGVLRNVVVANEQRFTAATTR from the coding sequence GTGCATGTCGCGGCTCTGGCCGAAGACAACGCCACCGTCACTCTCATCGCCTCGCTCACGGATTTTTGGAAGGATCCGACGGGACATCTGCTCAGGCCGTCCGCCGGGCCGACGCTCGCCACCGCCGAGCTTCGGCAGGTCCCACCGGTATTGCCCGACGCACGGGTTCTCTGCGTCGGCCTCAATTACCACGACCACGTCGCGGAAGGTACTTACCGCAACGAGACCCTGCCCGCGTACCCCACTCTGTTCGCACGGTGGACCCAGTCGCTCACCGTCGACGGAGCCGAGGTCCCGGTGCCCGCCAATGAGCAGGGGCTCGACTGGGAAGGCGAGGTCGTCGCCTGGGTCGGAGCACCTCTCGTCGACGCTTCCCCCGACGAAGCTTTGGCAGCAGTCATCGGCTACTCCGCGTTCAACGATCTGACGGCCCGCAACGCGCAGAAACGAACTTCCCAATGGACCTTGGGCAAGAACGCGGACCGGTCCGGACCGCTGGGCCCGATGGTTCCCGCCTCCGAGGTCGGCGACCTGCGCGACGGCCTGCGGCTGCGGACCCGTGTGAACGGCATGACGATGCAGGACGCCAGCACCGACCAGATGGTGTACCCCATCGGCGAGACGTTGTCCCAGATCTCCCACACCCTGTCCTTGCGCCCCGGCGACCTGCTGGCGACCGGGACACCCGCCGGCGTCGGCTATGCCCGCAACCCTCCCCAGTTCCTGCGGCCCGGCGACACAGTCGAAGTCGAGATCGAACGCCTCGGCGTGCTGCGCAACGTCGTAGTCGCAAACGAGCAGCGGTTCACCGCGGCCACCACCAGGTGA
- a CDS encoding cupin domain-containing protein: protein MGMQVFRLADAEPFDPPGHRGVGPVRLQNGHSTPWDGVTVVLSHYLPYGEAEMAPQPTDTVYVVVSGELVMVSEEIEEALGPYDSARFSAGTLRQVVNRTHLPASMLVIRPANS, encoded by the coding sequence ATGGGCATGCAGGTCTTCCGGCTCGCCGACGCCGAGCCGTTCGACCCCCCAGGACACCGCGGCGTAGGCCCTGTCCGCCTTCAGAACGGTCACAGCACACCCTGGGACGGCGTGACGGTGGTGTTGTCGCACTACCTGCCTTATGGCGAGGCGGAGATGGCCCCACAGCCCACGGACACCGTGTACGTCGTCGTCTCCGGCGAACTGGTGATGGTCAGCGAGGAAATCGAGGAAGCACTCGGCCCCTACGACTCGGCGCGCTTCTCCGCCGGGACGCTGCGTCAGGTCGTCAACCGAACCCACTTGCCCGCCAGCATGCTCGTCATCAGGCCGGCGAACAGCTGA
- a CDS encoding bifunctional 3-(3-hydroxy-phenyl)propionate/3-hydroxycinnamic acid hydroxylase yields the protein MTRSPHQNAAVALPREVDCVVVGGGPVGLLTAILLGRDGLRVAVVERWPQRYPLPRACTIDHEAIRILQAAGFMTEYSHLFEPSQGERGGYEFRNGEGDLLQTIDWNRAAESGWANTNGFHQPDLEAALEDLATATAGVSVHRGWTFHDLDQHHDGVTIGLTCTDQRTEVVQVETRWVVGADGANSAVRSHLGIGVQDSGFEADWLVVDYQPLVDENWTAFVTQYCDPAQPATAVNSGPGRRRFEFMRRQDVTADELGQESTAWRLMAPWGVTPDTARLERHAVYTFKGHCVRSWREGNVFLAGDAAHVMPPFLGQGLCSGLRDARALSWRLNLVHHGLATPAVLDTYGPERTGHVCEIIDEAVAAGRVICELDVERAAARDAHMKLRTQDPGAATREPPHPRLGQPSLTVPSAGNDGRLAPQGRIRVGELAGLFDDVMGGEWQLLSVVGDPAELCTPDDLSWFRRIGGVVADVSGQGHIEDVDGHYTRWFDTHGCQAILARPDFYVFAAGAHTDVPHFLTRLRHALDPATPSGE from the coding sequence ATGACGCGGTCGCCGCACCAGAACGCTGCCGTGGCGCTTCCGCGGGAGGTGGATTGCGTGGTGGTCGGCGGCGGACCCGTAGGGCTGCTGACGGCGATCCTGCTTGGGCGAGACGGCCTGCGCGTCGCCGTCGTGGAGCGCTGGCCCCAGCGCTATCCACTGCCACGGGCCTGCACCATCGATCACGAGGCGATCCGCATCCTGCAAGCCGCGGGGTTCATGACCGAGTACTCCCACCTCTTCGAACCGTCACAGGGCGAACGCGGGGGCTATGAGTTCCGCAACGGTGAGGGCGACCTTCTGCAGACCATCGACTGGAACCGGGCGGCCGAGTCGGGATGGGCCAACACCAACGGCTTCCACCAACCCGATCTCGAAGCCGCCCTGGAAGACCTGGCGACCGCCACTGCAGGGGTGAGCGTCCACCGTGGATGGACGTTCCACGACCTCGATCAGCACCACGACGGCGTCACCATCGGGTTGACCTGTACCGACCAGCGGACTGAGGTCGTACAAGTCGAGACTCGATGGGTCGTCGGCGCCGATGGAGCCAACAGCGCAGTGCGCTCGCATCTTGGTATCGGCGTGCAGGACTCCGGCTTCGAAGCCGACTGGCTGGTGGTGGACTACCAGCCGCTGGTCGACGAGAACTGGACCGCCTTCGTCACCCAGTACTGCGACCCGGCACAACCGGCGACCGCGGTGAACAGCGGCCCGGGACGGCGACGATTCGAGTTCATGCGCCGCCAGGACGTGACCGCCGACGAACTCGGGCAGGAGAGCACCGCGTGGCGCCTGATGGCGCCGTGGGGCGTGACACCTGACACGGCCCGGCTGGAACGACACGCCGTCTACACGTTCAAGGGCCACTGCGTTCGATCATGGCGAGAAGGCAACGTTTTCCTCGCCGGGGACGCAGCGCACGTCATGCCACCGTTTCTTGGACAAGGCCTGTGCTCCGGCCTTCGAGACGCCCGCGCGCTCTCCTGGCGGTTGAACCTGGTACACCACGGGCTTGCGACACCTGCGGTGCTGGACACCTATGGGCCGGAACGCACAGGGCACGTCTGCGAGATCATCGACGAGGCCGTTGCCGCCGGCCGCGTCATCTGCGAACTCGACGTCGAGCGGGCAGCCGCCCGCGACGCCCACATGAAGCTCCGGACGCAGGATCCCGGTGCCGCCACGCGCGAACCACCACATCCTCGCCTGGGTCAGCCGTCACTGACGGTCCCCAGCGCGGGAAACGACGGGCGGCTGGCGCCGCAAGGCCGAATCCGCGTCGGCGAGCTGGCAGGTCTGTTCGACGATGTGATGGGCGGTGAATGGCAACTGCTCAGCGTCGTCGGAGATCCGGCCGAGTTGTGCACTCCCGATGACCTGTCGTGGTTTCGGCGGATCGGCGGCGTCGTCGCCGACGTCTCCGGCCAGGGCCACATCGAGGATGTCGACGGCCACTACACACGGTGGTTCGACACCCACGGCTGCCAGGCGATCCTGGCCCGTCCCGACTTCTATGTCTTCGCCGCCGGTGCGCACACCGACGTCCCGCACTTTCTGACGCGCTTGCGCCATGCGCTCGACCCAGCCACACCCTCAGGAGAGTGA
- a CDS encoding FCD domain-containing protein, protein MFSRPPGLPQNLASEIEELIGARGLRPGDRITTMDELRTETGYGRGTIGETCRLLTERGIVDVRRGRGGGLFVADIGPVVRLRQTLLTVPQGATTVAHAIAVRDALEELIALEAAAHRTDRDLRDLDVCLDAMRRSDDLESFLRSNWSLHERIADITPNDLARAMYVALIRTVAELSVRADPGTSSSSQGYLGERLSVHEELVEAIRSRDEDRVRAALVVHRGDVKSGSLGEGSEQSSVTTAVNGLGQLALAESGEVRR, encoded by the coding sequence ATGTTTTCGCGACCACCCGGCCTGCCGCAGAACCTCGCCTCCGAGATCGAGGAGCTGATCGGTGCTCGCGGCCTGCGTCCCGGAGACCGGATCACGACGATGGACGAGCTGCGCACCGAGACCGGTTACGGCCGCGGAACCATCGGAGAAACCTGTCGGTTGCTCACCGAAAGGGGAATCGTCGACGTCCGTCGCGGGCGCGGTGGTGGGCTGTTCGTGGCGGACATCGGTCCGGTGGTCCGGCTGCGTCAGACGCTGTTGACGGTGCCGCAGGGGGCGACCACGGTCGCCCACGCGATCGCCGTCCGTGACGCACTCGAGGAACTCATCGCACTCGAGGCCGCAGCGCACCGAACCGACCGCGACCTGCGTGACCTGGACGTCTGCCTCGACGCGATGCGACGTTCCGACGACCTCGAAAGTTTCCTGCGGTCGAACTGGTCCCTGCACGAGCGCATCGCCGACATCACCCCCAACGACCTCGCCCGCGCGATGTACGTCGCCTTGATCCGAACCGTCGCCGAGTTGTCGGTCCGCGCCGATCCTGGAACGTCGTCTAGCTCGCAGGGCTACCTCGGCGAGCGGTTGTCCGTACACGAGGAACTCGTCGAAGCGATCCGCTCGCGCGACGAGGACCGCGTTCGAGCCGCACTCGTGGTACATCGGGGCGACGTCAAGTCGGGCTCTCTGGGCGAGGGCTCGGAACAGTCGTCCGTGACCACCGCGGTGAACGGTCTCGGTCAGCTCGCTCTGGCCGAGTCGGGCGAAGTCCGTCGGTGA
- a CDS encoding CocE/NonD family hydrolase translates to MGTFQFRSGEIVTFSVGNVVIGTARGAERLTVADLVARVDGNLDKLADPGLTNIARFLLTLDRDGNPDNGITLPVEVHELVGDRAIDFRYRIMSLPGAPADPVQAFTDDPVVAQLLQDLNQANAFTGTTPRTLASPAMARNEMRRNIHGIRRFRDVKIPLRNGSFVYADVFRPDSADPVPVVMNCGVYGRAFVHHSIDGQEAAERHEVMEDRYFLGNPDGYEYENHESINTTSWVPRGYALVRVDGPGAGASPGTLGIWGIEEAEAFYDAIEWAGVQPWSNGNIGLWGMSYYAVNQHAVASLRPPHLKAMIAIGTDTDLYEEVAYTGGIFNEEFFPGWLANGIVPAIVGDIDAKDFLAAARANPFKDSDPSLIFGPRSEVLMSPDLSEVTIPLWTVAATAHPGNFHQLGSSETFLNTPTPNKKIDFWEDWFLKSYSAAAVEDHMAFFDHWLQGVDNGIMDTPPVRLEIRTGRGSSYLQEEHEWPIARTQYVKWYLDATPSEWTGHTGCDNVLRLAQAAPDQEGSVTYSAEVDRTVTFSADIDVTEFRRRKALAAAQLGTASAPCSPGATFVSAPFEDDTVLAGYSKLVVWVSSTSEDMDIFVSLRVLDENDHEVDFCGPALIPGISTRFYPLAKGWLKVSHRKLDPERSTEFRPKHTHLRADHAPLHGGEIVPVEVEIIPNTGLIRKGQRLRVDIQPYTGAGHGMRHAYDSTYHDGAQNTIFTGAQYPSYVQLPVVPPAGA, encoded by the coding sequence GTGGGCACCTTCCAGTTCCGAAGTGGTGAGATCGTCACGTTCTCGGTCGGCAACGTCGTGATCGGCACCGCACGCGGTGCCGAGAGGCTCACTGTCGCCGACCTCGTGGCGAGAGTCGACGGGAACCTCGACAAGCTCGCCGATCCCGGGCTGACCAACATCGCCCGTTTTCTGCTGACACTCGATCGCGATGGCAACCCGGACAACGGGATCACCCTGCCGGTCGAGGTCCACGAGCTCGTGGGTGACCGCGCCATCGATTTCCGCTACCGGATCATGTCCTTGCCCGGGGCGCCGGCCGATCCCGTCCAAGCGTTCACCGATGACCCTGTTGTCGCGCAGCTCCTGCAGGACCTCAATCAGGCGAACGCGTTCACCGGCACCACACCGCGCACGCTCGCCTCTCCGGCCATGGCCCGCAACGAGATGCGTCGCAACATCCACGGCATCCGACGCTTCCGCGATGTGAAGATCCCGTTGCGCAACGGATCCTTCGTCTACGCCGACGTCTTCCGCCCGGACAGCGCAGACCCGGTCCCGGTCGTGATGAACTGCGGTGTCTACGGGCGGGCATTCGTTCATCACTCCATTGACGGGCAGGAGGCCGCCGAACGCCACGAAGTGATGGAGGATCGGTACTTCCTCGGCAACCCGGACGGGTACGAGTACGAGAACCACGAAAGCATCAACACCACCAGCTGGGTCCCGCGAGGCTATGCCCTCGTCCGCGTCGACGGCCCTGGCGCGGGCGCAAGTCCAGGCACCCTGGGAATCTGGGGTATCGAGGAAGCCGAGGCCTTCTACGACGCGATCGAGTGGGCCGGTGTCCAGCCCTGGTCGAACGGCAATATCGGCCTGTGGGGGATGTCCTATTACGCGGTCAACCAGCACGCGGTGGCCAGTCTCCGTCCTCCGCATCTGAAGGCGATGATCGCGATCGGAACGGACACCGACCTCTACGAGGAAGTCGCGTACACCGGCGGTATCTTCAACGAGGAGTTCTTCCCCGGCTGGCTCGCCAACGGCATCGTCCCCGCGATCGTCGGTGACATCGACGCGAAGGACTTCCTCGCTGCGGCCAGGGCGAACCCCTTCAAGGACTCCGATCCCTCGCTGATCTTCGGGCCGAGATCCGAAGTGCTCATGAGCCCGGACCTGAGCGAAGTGACGATACCTTTGTGGACAGTCGCCGCCACCGCGCATCCCGGCAACTTCCACCAGCTCGGTAGCAGCGAGACCTTCCTCAACACCCCCACGCCGAACAAGAAGATCGATTTCTGGGAGGACTGGTTCCTCAAGTCCTACTCCGCCGCGGCGGTCGAGGACCACATGGCGTTCTTCGACCACTGGCTCCAAGGCGTCGACAACGGAATCATGGACACACCTCCGGTCCGCCTGGAGATCCGCACCGGCCGCGGCAGCTCATACCTGCAGGAAGAGCACGAATGGCCGATCGCCCGCACCCAGTACGTCAAGTGGTACCTGGACGCGACACCCTCGGAGTGGACCGGGCACACCGGCTGCGACAACGTCCTGCGCCTGGCCCAGGCCGCTCCCGACCAGGAAGGGTCGGTGACGTACTCGGCGGAAGTGGATCGGACGGTCACGTTCTCCGCCGACATCGACGTCACGGAATTTCGCAGGCGCAAGGCCTTGGCGGCCGCGCAGCTCGGTACGGCGTCCGCGCCGTGCTCGCCGGGGGCGACGTTCGTCAGCGCTCCCTTCGAGGACGACACCGTCCTCGCCGGTTACAGCAAGCTTGTCGTGTGGGTGTCCTCCACCAGTGAGGACATGGACATCTTCGTCTCCCTGCGTGTGCTCGACGAGAACGACCACGAGGTCGACTTCTGCGGCCCGGCACTCATCCCCGGCATTTCCACCCGGTTCTACCCGCTGGCCAAGGGCTGGCTCAAGGTCTCGCACCGCAAGCTGGACCCTGAGCGGTCGACCGAATTCCGGCCGAAGCACACCCACCTGCGTGCTGATCACGCGCCACTGCACGGCGGCGAGATCGTGCCGGTGGAGGTGGAGATCATCCCGAACACCGGGTTGATCCGCAAAGGACAGCGGCTTCGCGTGGACATCCAGCCCTACACAGGAGCCGGGCACGGGATGCGCCACGCCTACGACTCGACTTACCACGACGGGGCACAGAACACGATCTTCACCGGCGCGCAGTACCCGAGCTACGTCCAGTTGCCGGTCGTGCCACCCGCCGGCGCGTGA